One part of the Coffea eugenioides isolate CCC68of chromosome 10, Ceug_1.0, whole genome shotgun sequence genome encodes these proteins:
- the LOC113750814 gene encoding putative late blight resistance protein homolog R1B-16 gives MDVLFTCVETPLMSVAWALKHRSLPSLLRDQVLALEKELRFLRTFLICIGTSKDIMAESSSIIGRFEDAFGKANEDLISACRTMQEKFSGKELYQAACAMLEMAKNFQPEIREAYGSLLKLSRQQHNIPLDPKLLLGLIDSLAENLTDLVDSEDLIASLKKQIPVLKEKLRFLKNFLDITAKKSIPDQIMQSFLSYVHFSASTAASLSYCCWTDEMDEIIAGGMNIKLSELVWKIMPGTLELMEMYVGLLKASKLATSDDAKTDEVASFAKFLLENFVSFTDNKASMIQEELIFLLSFMIGLQEECTGDLGQISANIKTIAREAGYLEYKHLLNEGTEDQIKEMKHVADKLLEKMKLVKAEILLIELLHSEDSLFVLMRDANAAIHEELKFFKSFLLNPKQDGESFLKQAETVASEVTSLIHSIHGKKFNEEMVTKINLDLFWLLEKIKLFRSEIHLNELKNNEANSLFPKRGDTEILYKGLRSLRAFFMDIPDNDENREDRKLYVTYLEAAISELQPLDLPLRVNKMTEDLVDVYLAKGNAVANDSGSQNCSVGESMMQKGMQIHPFASEVLQLFGLFKAHMGQIYLQDVKSLQSNLPRTDDLGFITSLLQNLRELLNHDANHAASFAKQHLQMVCVELEFLQSFLVKSVKQKNNHAEVRDLWTCITKVAYEAEWVIDSFVLRDGPFTYHMLWLSAVMEYIKLIKAKAICVQEKYYNEVHDIAKPSDRAPSSVSTPELDEVVVGFNNEEKEIKGVLTRGEMKMDIISIVGMPGLGKTTLAKKVYNSPSVASHFHVRAWCCISQKYQRRQLLLDILGQIIEITDQIRRLDDDDIATKLYQSLKRKRYLIVMDDLWEIGAWSDMRQSFPDDKNGSRILFTSRQQDLGLQAKEDGKTFPLCPLSKDESWQLLQKRVFCEVDCPNTLLEVGERIAGNCKGIPLSLVVIAGLLARTEKTPDRWKQVLEKLCSYIFADPEGGCMHALGLSYEHLPDNLKSCFLYFGAFPEDAEIPAWKLSCLWIAEGFVQNTDSKSLEDAAEYCLSELLSRSLVIVAKKRSNGKVKSFRVHDLLRELCLKKAKEENFFQLIHGYKQLFSPSGEAEGLDYDADSNNSFSSTPLEYQDRRLCICSKRKHFSLLKPCGRQVRSLLFFASNEIYPRTPYDISFICQNFKLVRVLDVESINMGDSFPIGLELLVQLKYLAVRGDVKSVPSSICKLWNLETFLVKALRGEVLVPSSFLNMKRLRRVHINDRVAFSSLNDKSDYSSLVENMETFSTPALSYGSVTEKMLRRFPSLRKLRCIFVESSDYSKKFTKFPVLDFLTHLESLKILYHGMVSQPCEFNLPLNLKKLTLSKFRLPWSQISTIGKLPHLEVLKLLSRAFDGQIWEMTEGEFQSLKYLKLDNLWIAQWKASNDHLPCLRHLVLQRCKKLEEVPSSLGDIPTLERIEVHWCSQSAAVSVKEIEDEQRDMGNEELKVLISGMEQ, from the coding sequence ATGGATGTCTTATTCACTTGTGTTGAAACTCCCTTAATGAGTGTGGCATGGGCCCTGAAACACCGGAGCTTGCCTTCTCTTTTGAGGGATCAGGTCTTGGCCCTAGAAAAAGAGTTGCGATTCCTGAGAACTTTTCTTATTTGTATTGGAACATCGAAGGACATAATGGCtgaatcaagttcaatcattGGGAGATTCGAAGATGCATTTGGAAAGGCAAATGAGGATCTTATCTCTGCTTGTCGTACCATGCAAGAGAAGTTTTCAGGTAAAGAACTTTACCAAGCAGCTTGTGCTATGCTGGAAATGGCCAAAAATTTTCAACCTGAAATCCGGGAAGCTTACGGCAGCTTGTTGAAGCTGTCCCGGCAACAACACAACATTCCGCTGGATCCAAAATTACTACTGGGGTTGATTGATTCTCTCGCAGAGAATTTAACTGATCTTGTTGACTCGGAAGATCTGATTGCTTCTCTGAAGAAACAAATACCAGTCCTCAAGGAGAAGCTGAGGTTCCTCAAAAATTTCCTGGACATTACTGCCAAGAAAAGCATTCCAGACCAGATAATGCAGTCTTTTTTGTCATATGTTCATTTCTCAGCTTCCACTGCAGCATCTCTGTCCTATTGTTGCTGGACTGATGAAATGGATGAAATCATAGCAGGCGGAATGAACATTAAGCTCTCTGAGCTGGTGTGGAAGATTATGCCTGGCACTCTAGAGCTCATGGAGATGTATGTTGGACTTCTGAAAGCTTCAAAGTTGGCTACTTCTGATGATGCAAAGACAGATGAAGTTGCGAGTTTTGCTAAGTTTCTATTGGAAAACTTTGTCAGTTTCACAGACAATAAAGCTTCAATGATTCAGGAGGAACTAATATTCCTGCTGTCTTTTATGATTGGTCTCCAAGAGGAGTGCACAGGAGATTTGGGACAGATCTCAGCAAATATTAaaaccattgcaagggaggcaGGATATTTGGAGTACAAGCACCTTCTCAATGAAGGGACAGAGGACCAGATCAAGGAGATGAAGCATGTGGCTGATAAGTTGCTTGAAAAGATGAAGCTTGTCAAAGCAGAGATACTTCTGATAGAGCTACTACACTCAGAGGACAGTCTGTTTGTCCTCATGAGAGATGCAAATGCAGCAATCCATGAGGAGCTGAAATTCTTCAAGTCTTTTTTGTTGAATCCAAAGCAAGACGGGGAATCTTTCCTAAAACAAGCTGAAACGGTTGCCAGTGAGGTTACATCTCTTATCCACTCAATTCATGGCAAAAAATTTAACGAAGAAATGGTTACAAAAATAAATCTTGATCTTTTTTGGTTGCTAGAAAAGATTAAGCTCTTTAGATCAGAGATCCATTTGAATGAGCTAAAAAATAATGAGGCCAATTCGTTGTTCCCCAAGAGGGGTGACACTGAAATTCTTTACAAGGGACTGAGGTCATTGAGGGCATTTTTCATGGATATCCCTGACAATGACGAGAACAGGGAGGATAGGAAATTGTATGTAACATATCTAGAAGCTGCAATTAGTGAATTACAACCTCTCGATCTGCCACTTCGTGTCAACAAAATGACAGAAGACTTGGTAGATGTATATTTGGCGAAAGGCAACGCTGTTGCCAATGATTCAGGATCTCAAAACTGTTCAGTTGGTGAAAGTATGATGCAAAAAGGTATGCAAATTCATCCATTTGCATCTGAAGTGCTACAGTTATTTGGGCTTTTCAAGGCTCATATGGGACAGATATATCTCCAAGATGTAAAGTCATTGCAGTCAAATCTTCCCAGGACTGATGATCTAGGATTTATCACTTCTCTCCTGCAAAATCTGAGAGAGTTGCTGAATCACGATGCAAATCATGCAGCATCTTTCGCAAAGCAACATCTTCAAATGGTATGCGTGGAATTAGAGTTCCTCCAATCTTTCCTCGTAAAAAGTGTGAAGCAAAAAAATAACCATGCAGAAGTTAGAGATCTTTGGACGTGCATTACCAAAGTTGCTTATGAGGCAGAATGGGTCATTGACTCATTTGTCCTTAGAGATGGCCCTTTTACCTATCACATGCTGTGGCTTTCTGCCGTCATGGAGTACATTAAGCTTATCAAAGCAAAGGCCATTTGTGTTCAGGAAAAGTATTACAATGAAGTTCATGACATCGCCAAGCCCTCAGATCGGGCACCCTCATCGGTTAGTACTCCGGAATTGGATGAAGTTGTTGTAGGTTTCAATAATGAGGAGAAGGAGATAAAAGGTGTTCTAACAAGAGGAGAAATGAAGATGGATATCATCTCCATTGTAGGAATGCCAGGGCTTGGCAAGACAACACTGGCCAAAAAAGTGTACAACTCTCCCTCTGTTGCCTCTCACTTCCATGTTCGTGCTTGGTGTTGCATCTCTCAAAAGTATCAGAGGAGACAGTTATTACTTGATATCTTGGGCCAAATTATTGAGATCACTGACCAGATCCGCAGACTGGATGATGATGATATAGCTACAAAGTTGTACCAAtctttgaaaaggaaaagatatcTCATTGTGATGGACGATCTGTGGGAAATTGGAGCATGGAGTGACATGAGGCAATCATTTCCAGATGATAAGAATGGTAGCAGAATTTTGTTCACAAGTCGACAGCAAGATTTGGGTTTACAAGCTAAAGAAGATGGCAAAACTTTCCCTCTTTGTCCACTTTCTAAGGATGAAAGTTGGCAGTTATTGCAAAAGAGGGTATTCTGTGAAGTAGACTGCCCTAACACATTGCTGGAAGTTGGAGAGAGAATTGCAGGAAATTGCAAAGGGATACCTCTTTCACTTGTTGTGATAGCTGGTCTCCTTGCAAGAACAGAGAAGACTCCAGATAGGTGGAAGCAAGTTTTGGAAAAGTTGTGCTCTTATATTTTTGCGGATCCAGAGGGAGGATGCATGCATGCACTAGGATTGAGTTATGAGCACTTGCCAGACAATTTGAAGTCGTGCTTTCTTTATTTTGGTGCATTCCCAGAAGACGCAGAAATTCCAGCCTGGAAATTGTCATGCCTATGGATTGCAGAAGGGTTTGTACAAAATACTGACTCTAAGAGCTTGGAGGATGCTGCAGAGTATTGCTTGTCAGAATTATTATCTAGGAGCCTAGTCATTGTGGCAAAAAAAAGGTCCAATGGCAAAGTGAAATCATTTCGAGTTCATGATCTGTTACGGGAGCTGTGCTTGAAAAAAGCCAAAGAAGAAAACTTTTTCCAGCTGATACATGGGTATAAACAACTTTTTTCGCCTTCTGGTGAGGCCGAGGGTCTGGATTATGATGCAGATTCCAATAACAGCTTTTCATCAACTCCCCTGGAATACCAAGACCGACGGCTGTGCATCTGTTCTAAGCGAAAGCATTTTAGTCTGCTGAAACCTTGTGGTAGACAGGTTCGTAGTCTATTGTTTTTTGCCTCTAATGAGATATACCCAAGAACTCCATAtgatatttcattcatttgtcaGAATTTTAAACTTGTTAGAGTGTTAGATGTGGAAAGCATCAACATGGGTGATTCCTTTCCCATTGGACTAGAACTACTTGTTCAGTTGAAGTATTTGGCAGTTAGAGGTGATGTCAAATCTGTTCCATCATCAATATGCAAGCTCTGGAATTTAGAAACATTTCTTGTGAAGGCATTAAGGGGTGAGGTTCTGGTGCCATCTTCCTTTTTGAATATGAAGAGATTGAGGCGTGTACATATAAATGATCGTGTTGCTTTCAGCTCGCTAAATGATAAATCTGATTATTCTTCGCTAGTAGAGAACATGGAAACGTTTTCCACTCCAGCTCTTTCATATGGAAGTGTTACAGAAAAGATGTTGAGAAGGTTTCCGAGTCTTCGGAAACTAAGATGCATTTTTGTGGAATCTTCGGATTACTCCAAGAAGTTCACCAAATTTCCTGTGTTGGATTTTCTAACTCACCTTGAGTCTCTGAAGATACTTTATCATGGCATGGTTAGTCAGCCTTGCGAGTTCAACTTGCCCTTGAATCTCAAAAAAttaactctgtcaaaatttcgCTTACCATGGAGTCAAATATCGACAATTGGGAAGCTACCCCACCTTGAAGTTCTGAAGTTACTGTCAAGAGCTTTTGATGGACAAATTTGGGAAATGACGGAGGGAGAATTCCAGAGTCTCAAATACCTGAAACTTGACAACCTATGGATTGCTCAATGGAAAGCTTCCAACGATCACTTGCCTTGCCTGAGGCATCTTGTATTGCAAAGGTGTAAAAAACTGGAGGAAGTTCCGTCCAGTCTTGGGGATATCCCTACATTGGAGAGAATTGAAGTACACTGGTGTAGCCAATCTGCTGCAGTTTCGGTCAAGGAAATTGAAGATGAGCAGCGAGACATGGGAAATGAGGAGCTTAAGGTCCTAATATCTGGAATGGAACAATAG
- the LOC113749467 gene encoding uncharacterized acetyltransferase At3g50280-like produces the protein MSSPGIQHISQCFIKPKNTPEEAKQPIYLSQWDLAMACANYIQKGLLFAKPPAFDRENQMEDLLEKLKESLALALDHFYPLAGHLATLKQENPPIYSIYVDCTNSPGARFVHASLNSTIDDIISPIDVPKIVQSFFDHDRAINHDGHTRPLLTIQVTELIDGIFIGCSANHMIVDGTSYWHFFNTWSEIFNAKGQKIAISRPPIHKRWFLEGHGPILSLPFTHHDQFVRRHEAPQMRERVFHFSSESLAKVKAKANAESDTTKISSFQALSAHVWRCITRTRNLPPDQETSCMMAINNRTRLCPPVPQEYVGNCIQAVRATAAAGELLDRGLGWSSSKLHLAVHNHTDEIVRNWVESWLQSPVIYQAAELIDPCSVLIGSSPRFNMYGNEFGLGKAVAIRSGYANKFDGKVSSFPGIEGSGSIDLEICLRPHSMSLLESDEEFMGAVTLSSSRD, from the coding sequence ATGAGTTCTCCTGGGATTCAACATATCTCACAATGTTTTATCAAACCAAAAAACACACCAGAAGAGGCAAAGCAACCGATTTACTTGTCACAGTGGGATCTAGCAATGGCTTGCGCCAACTACATTCAGAAGGGCCTTCTTTTTGCCAAGCCTCCAGCTTTCGACCGTGAAAACCAGATGGAGGACCTCCTGGAGAAGCTCAAGGAATCTCTTGCTCTCGCCCTGGATCATTTCTATCCATTAGCTGGTCATCTTGCAACTTTGAAACAAGAAAATCCCCCAATTTACTCCATCTATGTTGATTGCACCAATAGTCCTGGGGCAAGATTTGTTCATGCATCCTTGAACTCGACCATCGATGATATTATTTCACCAATTGACGTCCCAAAAATTGTTCAATCATTCTTTGATCATGACAGGGCTATCAACCATGACGGTCACACCAGGCCTTTGCTGACCATTCAAGTCACCGAGTTAATTGATGGCATCTTTATTGGTTGCTCTGCCAATCATATGATTGTTGATGGGACATCCTATTGGCATTTCTTCAACACATGGTCCGAGATCTTCAATGCCAAGGGGCAAAAGATAGCGATCTCAAGACCACCTATCCACAAGCGCTGGTTTCTTGAGGGGCATGGTCCAATTCTTAGCCTTCCATTCACCCACCATGATCAATTCGTACGAAGACACGAGGCACCACAAATGAGGGAAAGAGTTTTCCATTTCTCATCAGAGTCATTGGCTAAAGTGAAAGCTAAAGCAAATGCTGAATCTGACACCACCAAGATTTCTTCATTCCAAGCATTGTCAGCTCATGTCTGGAGGTGCATCACAAGGACTCGAAATTTGCCACCTGATCAGGAAACAAGCTGTATGATGGCAATCAATAACAGGACAAGGTTATGTCCGCCTGTGCCTCAGGAATATGTAGGTAACTGTATTCAGGCGGTGAGAGCAACTGCTGCAGCTGGTGAGTTGCTTGATCGCGGGCTCGGATGGTCTTCCTCGAAATTGCATCTGGCAGTGCACAACCATACAGATGAAATTGTACGCAACTGGGTTGAATCATGGCTGCAATCGCCCGTCATTTACCAAGCGGCTGAGCTCATTGATCCTTGCAGCGTATTGATCGGAAGTTCTCCAAGGTTCAACATGTATGGCAATGAATTTGGCCTAGGGAAAGCAGTAGCAATTCGTAGTGGTTATGCAAACAAGTTCGATGGGAAAGTTTCCTCATTTCCGGGAATCGAAGGAAGTGGAAGCATTGACTTGGAGATATGCCTTCGACCACATTCCATGAGTCTTCTTGAGTCTGATGAGGAGTTCATGGGGGCTGTCACTTTATCAAGCTCAAGGGACTAA
- the LOC113749587 gene encoding uncharacterized acetyltransferase At3g50280-like, producing MAKVAAAMSSPGIHHISQCFIKPKNTPEEAKQPIYLSQWDLAMVCVNYIQKGLLFAKPPAFDRENQMKDLLEKLKDSLALALDHFYPLAGRLATLKQENPPIYSIYVDCNNSPGASLVHASLNSTIDDILSQIDVPEIVQSFFDRDRAINHDGHTRPLLTIQVTELIDGIFIGCSINHMIVDGTAFWHFFNTWSEIFSAKGQKIAISRPPIHKHWFPEGHGPILSLPFTHHDQFIRRHEAPQMRERVFHFSSESLAKLKAKANAESDTTKISSLQALSAHVWRCITRTRNFPPDQETSCRLAINNRTRLHPPVPQEYVGNCIQTVRATAAAGELLDRGLGWSAWKLHLAVHNHTDEIVRDWVESWLQSRFIYQLAQFFDPCSIMMGSSPRFNMYGNEFGLGKAVAIRSGYANKFDGKVSLYPGIEGGGSMDLEICLLPRSMSLLESDEEFMETVTLSSSRD from the coding sequence ATGGCTAAAGTAGCAGCAGCAATGAGCTCTCCTGGGATTCATCATATCTCACAATGTTTTATCAAACCAAAAAACACACCAGAAGAGGCAAAGCAACCGATTTACTTGTCACAGTGGGATCTAGCAATGGTTTGCGTCAACTACATTCAGAAGGGCCTTCTTTTTGCCAAGCCTCCAGCTTTCGACCGGGAAAATCAGATGAAGGACCTCTTGGAGAAGCTCAAGGACTCTCTTGCTCTCGCCCTGGATCATTTCTATCCACTAGCAGGTCGTCTTGCAACTTTGAAACAAGAAAATCCCCCAATTTACTCCATCTATGTTGATTGCAACAATAGTCCTGGGGCGAGTCTTGTTCATGCATCCTTGAACTCGACCATTGATGATATTCTTTCGCAAATTGACGTCCCAGAAATTGTTCAATCATTCTTTGATCGTGACAGGGCTATCAACCATGACGGTCACACGAGGCCGTTGCTGACCATTCAAGTCACCGAGTTAATTGATGGAATCTTTATTGGTTGCTCGATCAATCACATGATTGTTGATGGGACAGCTTTTTGGCATTTCTTCAACACATGGTCCGAGATCTTCAGTGCCAAGGGGCAAAAGATAGCCATCTCCAGACCACCTATCCACAAGCATTGGTTTCCTGAGGGGCATGGTCCAATACTTAGCCTTCCATTCACCCACCATGATCAATTCATACGAAGACATGAAGCACCACAAATGAGGGAAAGAGTCTTCCATTTCTCATCAGAGTCATTGGCTAAACTGAAAGCTAAAGCAAATGCTGAATCCGACACCACCAAGATTTCTTCATTGCAGGCGTTGTCAGCTCATGTCTGGAGATGCATCACGAGGACACGAAATTTCCCACCTGATCAGGAAACAAGCTGTCGGCTGGCAATCAATAACAGGACAAGATTGCATCCACCTGTGCCTCAGGAATATGTAGGCAACTGTATTCAGACAGTGAGAGCAACTGCTGCTGCTGGTGAGTTGCTTGATCGCGGGCTCGGATGGTCTGCCTGGAAATTGCACCTGGCAGTGCACAACCATACAGATGAAATCGTTCGTGACTGGGTTGAATCATGGCTGCAATCGCGCTTCATTTACCAACTTGCTCAGTTCTTTGATCCTTGCAGCATAATGATGGGCAGTTCTCCAAGGTTCAACATGTACGGCAATGAATTTGGCCTAGGGAAAGCGGTGGCAATTCGAAGTGGTTATGCAAACAAGTTCGATGGGAAAGTTTCCCTATATCCGGGAATCGAAGGAGGCGGAAGCATGGACTTGGAGATATGCCTTTTACCACGTTCCATGAGTCTTCTTGAGTCAGATGAGGAGTTCATGGAGACTGTCACTTTATCAAGCTCAAGGGACTAA